CGCAGGTCGCGCATCCGCCGCTGCGCGATGGCCGGGGCGAGCTGCCCGCCGCGCACCCCGACGAACAGCGGCGCGTCCGGCCCCTGACGGTAGGGGCAGGCGTCCATGTAGGCCCGCACCGCCTCCGTCACCGCCGGCAGCACCGGGACGATCCGTTCCTTGTTGCCCTTGCCGGTGACCCGCAGCGTCTCACCCAGCGGCGCCTCGCGGCGCGTCAGGTTCAGCGCCTCCGAGATGCGCAGGCCGCAGCCGTAGAGCAGGGTGAACAGCGCCCGGTCGCGCTTGCCGACCCATGGCTCGTCCGGCTCCTTCTCCGACTCTTCCAGCAGGCGGTCGGCGTCCAGCACGGTCAGCGGCTTCGGCGCCGGGCGCTTGATGCGCGGGCCGGAGAAGGTGTTGATCGCCGGGTTGTGCAGGCGGCCGTCGCGGTCCATCCAGCGGAACAGGTTGCGCACCGATGACAGGGCGCGCGACCGGCTGTTGGAGCCGATTCCCTTCATGGCGAGATGGGACAGCCAGGAGCGGAAATCCGTGACGGTCAGCGCGGCGAGGTCGTTCATCGACGGCGGCTTCGCCTGATAGCCGGTGATGAACTCCAGGAAGGTCGCGACGTCGCCGATGTAGGCGGTCAGCGTGTGGGGCGAGACGTTGCGCTCGCTCTCCATCCAGCGGCGCCAGTGCACCAGCGTGTCCTGCACGTCCGGCTGTGCGGCGAAGCCGAGGACGGGGTTCTGTTTTCCGGTCATGCGCTCATGTGGCTCAGGCCGGCAGTTCGAGCCAGCCGCGGATCACCCGCTCGACCACGCGGGCGAGGAAGCCGACCAGCTCGGTGCCCTGGCCGTTGTGGAAGCTGTCCGGCTCGCGGCTGCCGAAGGCCAGCATGCCCTCCGGCGTCTCGCTGGACACCTGGAGGCGGATCAGCAACTCCGACCGCACCAGCCCGGCGCCGGGGCCGTACAGCTCCGGGTCGCCCTGGATGTCGGCGTTCAGCGCCACGTCGGCCTTGCCCAGCCAGCGGTCGACGGTCCCCGGCTCGACCACCCGCACGCCGGAGGTCTGGACATGCGGGGTGTCGTGGCCGTTCGATTCGACGATCAGGCAGGCGACGTCCAGGTCGAGCAGCACCGCCAGATCGGTGGTGATGGTCTGGATGAGCTGCTCGAAGCTCTGGGCGTCGAGGAGAAACAGCACGGCCGCGTGGATGCGGTTCTGGCTGTTCATGTTGGCGCGCGAGGTGCCGATCAGCTCGCGCTGCTGGTCCTTCAGCAGGCGGACCTCGCCGCGCAGCCGCTCGACCATGTAGGCCTGCAGGTCCACCACCCCGCGCCCGCGGTCCTGCGACGGCGGGGTCAGGTGGTGGACCAGATCGCCGTGATGGACCAGGAAGTCGGGATGGTCCCGCAGGTAGGCGTGCACCTCCTCGGCGGTCGGCGCGTCCTTCCGGTGGGGGGTGTGTCCCGGCTCCCGGCCCATGCTTGCTGTCCTCAGAGGATGGACTGGCCGGTCTTCTGCCAGTCGGCCACGAACTGGGCCAGCCCCTTGTCGGTCAGCGGGTGGTTGAAGAGCTGCTTCAGCACCGACGGCGGGGCGGTGACGACATGCGCGCCCAGACGGGCGGAGTCGACGATGTGGATCGGGTTGCGGATCGACGCGACCAGCACCTCGGTCTTGAAGTAATCGTAGTTGCTGTAAATCTCCACGATGTCGGCGATCAGGCCCATGCCGTCCTGCCCGATGTCGTCCAGACGGCCGACGAAGGGCGACACGAAGCTGGCGCCGGCCTTGGCGGCCAGGATCGCCTGGGCCGGGGAGAAGCACAGCGTGACGTTGACCATCGTCCCTTCGGAGGACAGCGCCTTGCAGACCTTCAGGCCGGCCTGGGTCAGCGGAACCTTGACCGCGACGTTGTCGGCGATCTTGGCAAGCTTCTTTCCTTCCGCCAGCATGGTCTCGAAGTCGGTGGACGCCACCTCGGCGCTGACCGGGCCGCTCACCACATCACAAATTTCGGCCACGAGGTCGAGGAAGCTGCGACCGGACTTGGCGACGAGGGAGGGGTTGGTGGTAACACCGTCCAGCAGGCCGGTGTCGGCCAGATCGCGGATCTCGGCGATGTCGGCGGTGTCAACGAAGAACTTCATGACCTGGAATCCATACTTGCTGAGGAAGACCGTGCCCTGTTTCCCGGGATTCGCTGCCCGGCGTCGCGGCCAGGGGGCACTTTAGCCGATGCGTGAAAATTCCGCCAGATCCGGGGCCAGATCCGGAGATTCAGCGCAGGCTCTTCTGCCGGGCACGGTGCCGGTGGACGCGGACCCGCGCGTCCGCGTGCTGCTGCCGCTGCCGCTGCGCGAGGCCTACGATTACCGCGTGCCCGCCGGGATGACCCTCAACCCCGGCGACTATGTGGAGGTTCCGCTCGGGCCGCGCCGCGTGCTCGGCGTCGTGTGGGGCGACGGCGCCGGGGTGGTGGAGGCCGCCCGGCTGAAGCCGGTGGTCCGCCGCTTCGACGTGCCGCCGATGCCGGAGGTCGAACGCAAGTTCGTCGAGTGGGTCGCCGCCTACACCATGACGCCGCCGGGCCATGTGCTGCGCATGGCGATCAGCGTGCCCTCGGCGCTGGAGCCGGCGAAGGCGATGCTCGCCTATCTGCGCAAGCCGGACGCCGAGCCGCCGCCCGGCTTCAAGATGACCGACCCGCGGCGCCGCGTTCTCGCCCTGCTGGACGACGGCCCGCCGCGCACCCCGGCCGAGCTGGCGGAGGAGGCCGGCTGCGGCGTCACCG
The window above is part of the Azospirillum sp. TSH58 genome. Proteins encoded here:
- a CDS encoding DUF484 family protein, which codes for MGREPGHTPHRKDAPTAEEVHAYLRDHPDFLVHHGDLVHHLTPPSQDRGRGVVDLQAYMVERLRGEVRLLKDQQRELIGTSRANMNSQNRIHAAVLFLLDAQSFEQLIQTITTDLAVLLDLDVACLIVESNGHDTPHVQTSGVRVVEPGTVDRWLGKADVALNADIQGDPELYGPGAGLVRSELLIRLQVSSETPEGMLAFGSREPDSFHNGQGTELVGFLARVVERVIRGWLELPA
- a CDS encoding tyrosine recombinase XerC; the encoded protein is MTGKQNPVLGFAAQPDVQDTLVHWRRWMESERNVSPHTLTAYIGDVATFLEFITGYQAKPPSMNDLAALTVTDFRSWLSHLAMKGIGSNSRSRALSSVRNLFRWMDRDGRLHNPAINTFSGPRIKRPAPKPLTVLDADRLLEESEKEPDEPWVGKRDRALFTLLYGCGLRISEALNLTRREAPLGETLRVTGKGNKERIVPVLPAVTEAVRAYMDACPYRQGPDAPLFVGVRGGQLAPAIAQRRMRDLRRLMGLPETATPHALRHSFATHLLADGGDLRAIQDLLGHASLSTTQRYTDVESEQLMQVYRSAHPRAKKTP
- the fsa gene encoding fructose-6-phosphate aldolase; protein product: MKFFVDTADIAEIRDLADTGLLDGVTTNPSLVAKSGRSFLDLVAEICDVVSGPVSAEVASTDFETMLAEGKKLAKIADNVAVKVPLTQAGLKVCKALSSEGTMVNVTLCFSPAQAILAAKAGASFVSPFVGRLDDIGQDGMGLIADIVEIYSNYDYFKTEVLVASIRNPIHIVDSARLGAHVVTAPPSVLKQLFNHPLTDKGLAQFVADWQKTGQSIL